The Polaribacter tangerinus genome has a segment encoding these proteins:
- the lysA gene encoding diaminopimelate decarboxylase, translating into MERTQLLELANKYGSPIYVYDTDKIASQYNRLTTAFSSVKNLKLNYAVKALSNINILKFFKNIGAGLDTVSIQEVQLGLTTGIDPKKIIFTPNGVSLKEIEEVAKLGVQINIDNLSILELFGQKHPEIPVCVRINPHIMAGGNSKISVGHIDSKFGISIHQVPHIKRVVENTGMNINGIHMHTGSDILDIDTFLRATEILFDVAKQFENIDFIDFGSGFKVPYKEGDISTDIEQLGIQLSERFNDFCKEYGKEITLMFEPGKFLVSEAGVFLAKVNVVKQTTSTVFAHVDSGFNHLVRPMMYNSYHHITNISNPEGRDRYYSVVGYICETDTFGSNRRIAEISEEDILCFHNAGAYCFSMASNYNSRYLPAEVMIHEGKDYLIRKRQTLKDILHNQEIVNFSSEEKKVKEAISA; encoded by the coding sequence GTGGAAAGAACTCAACTTTTAGAACTAGCAAATAAATACGGAAGCCCTATTTATGTTTACGATACCGATAAAATCGCATCGCAATACAACCGTTTAACTACCGCTTTTAGCAGCGTAAAAAACTTAAAACTTAACTATGCCGTTAAAGCTCTTTCAAACATCAATATTTTAAAGTTTTTTAAAAATATTGGCGCTGGTTTAGATACGGTATCTATTCAAGAAGTTCAATTAGGTTTAACAACAGGAATTGATCCGAAGAAAATAATTTTTACCCCAAATGGCGTTTCCTTAAAAGAAATTGAAGAGGTTGCTAAACTAGGCGTTCAAATTAATATCGACAATTTATCTATTCTAGAATTGTTTGGTCAAAAACATCCAGAAATTCCTGTTTGTGTGCGTATAAATCCTCATATTATGGCTGGTGGAAATTCTAAAATTTCTGTGGGACACATAGATTCTAAATTCGGAATTTCAATTCACCAAGTACCGCACATTAAACGTGTTGTAGAAAATACCGGAATGAATATAAACGGAATTCACATGCACACAGGTTCTGATATTTTAGATATTGATACTTTTTTACGTGCTACCGAAATACTTTTTGATGTCGCTAAACAATTTGAAAATATAGATTTTATAGATTTTGGAAGCGGTTTTAAAGTACCTTACAAAGAAGGAGATATTTCTACTGATATCGAACAATTAGGAATTCAACTTTCTGAGCGTTTTAATGATTTTTGCAAAGAATATGGCAAAGAAATTACTTTGATGTTTGAACCTGGTAAGTTTTTAGTTTCCGAAGCGGGAGTTTTTTTAGCAAAAGTAAATGTTGTTAAACAAACTACTTCTACTGTTTTTGCACACGTAGACTCAGGATTTAATCATTTAGTTCGACCAATGATGTACAATTCGTATCATCACATTACTAATATTTCTAATCCTGAAGGAAGAGATCGTTATTATTCGGTAGTTGGATACATTTGCGAAACGGATACTTTTGGCTCTAATAGAAGAATTGCAGAGATTTCTGAAGAGGATATTTTGTGTTTTCACAATGCAGGAGCTTATTGTTTTTCTATGGCATCTAACTACAATTCTCGCTATTTACCTGCCGAAGTAATGATACATGAAGGAAAAGATTACCTTATTAGAAAAAGACAAACTCTTAAAGACATTTTACACAACCAAGAAATAGTAAACTTTTCATCTGAAGAAAAAAAAGTTAAAGAAGCTATAAGCGCTTAA
- a CDS encoding GNAT family N-acetyltransferase, which translates to MRIRPSTVKDIPAILAIINDAIAYLASQNIDQWQNGYPNVSQIENDIKNNESFVVENTAKEIVATAMFTNRKEPTYKIIDGKWLRNESEIYGVIHRMAVKKEFLKFGLATLIFHEFHLQLEEKNIKSLKIDTHEKNIGMQQVLKKLGYKYCGIIYTSYNAKRLAFEKLIS; encoded by the coding sequence ATGAGAATAAGACCTTCAACAGTAAAAGATATTCCAGCAATTTTAGCAATTATTAATGATGCCATCGCATATTTAGCGTCACAAAACATTGATCAATGGCAAAATGGTTACCCAAATGTATCTCAAATAGAAAACGATATTAAAAATAACGAAAGTTTTGTGGTAGAAAATACTGCCAAAGAAATAGTTGCTACAGCTATGTTTACAAACAGAAAAGAACCTACCTATAAAATAATTGACGGTAAATGGCTGCGAAACGAGAGTGAAATTTACGGCGTAATTCATAGAATGGCAGTAAAAAAAGAATTTTTAAAGTTTGGTTTGGCAACTTTAATTTTTCACGAATTTCATCTTCAATTAGAAGAAAAAAATATTAAAAGTTTAAAAATTGATACCCACGAAAAAAATATTGGAATGCAACAAGTTCTTAAAAAATTAGGATACAAATATTGTGGCATCATTTACACTAGTTACAATGCAAAAAGACTTGCTTTTGAGAAATTAATTTCTTAA
- a CDS encoding Tex family protein translates to MQLLQYITQQTQLPETAVKNTISLLNSEATIPFISRYRKEMTGSLDEVAIGEIVKFKDIFETLEKRKKYIIKTLEEQQLLETPLLDKINSTTTLIALEDLYLPYKKKRKTKAATARLHGLEPLAKMLISQRVTNLHQTAKKFISKEVSTTEKALEGARFIIAEWISERTDIRHIVRKELALYSEITTKVIDTKVADEKAQKFKDYFNWREALKRIPSHRLLAIFRAEKEGFIRVKIIIDNELICKKIAQRIISSENDCTIELKKAIKDAYKRLLVPSLENEIRTLSKEKADDKAIAVFAKNLQQLLLGAPLGEKRVLAIDPGFKSGCKLVCLDEYGQLLHNENMYPHAPQNQTLAAIKKINNLVETFKIDAIAIGNGTASRETEAVVKKIHFTSKPTIFVISEAGASVYSASKIAREEFPNFDVTVRGAVSIGRRLQDPLAELVKIDAKSIGVGQYQHDVDQVKLKKSLDNVVESCVNNVGVNINTASASLLSYVAGIGEKTAEKIVAYRNKNGAFTNRNDIKKVPSIGKKAFEQSAGFLRIKNSTNPLDNSGVHPESYEVVKEMAKDLNVNIIDLLENNELLLQIPLKKYCTKNIGLPTLTDIVNELKKPGLDIRGKAKAFSFDQTIKTISDLKIGQILPGIVNNITNFGCFVALGIKESGLIHVSNLSKEFVKDVSSIVQLEQQINVKVIEVDMQRKRIQLALVN, encoded by the coding sequence ATGCAATTACTTCAATATATTACACAGCAAACACAATTACCAGAAACAGCTGTAAAAAACACCATTTCTTTATTAAATAGTGAGGCTACTATTCCTTTTATAAGCAGATACAGAAAGGAAATGACAGGGAGTTTAGATGAAGTTGCAATTGGAGAAATTGTAAAGTTTAAAGATATTTTTGAAACTCTAGAAAAGAGAAAAAAATATATCATTAAAACACTAGAAGAACAACAACTTTTAGAAACACCTCTTTTAGATAAAATAAATAGCACAACTACTCTTATCGCTTTAGAAGATTTGTACTTACCATACAAAAAGAAAAGAAAAACAAAAGCTGCAACTGCTCGTTTACATGGCTTAGAACCCCTTGCTAAAATGCTGATAAGCCAGCGAGTTACCAACCTTCATCAAACTGCTAAAAAATTTATTTCTAAAGAAGTTTCAACTACTGAAAAAGCACTTGAAGGCGCCCGATTTATAATTGCAGAATGGATAAGCGAAAGAACAGATATTAGACACATTGTAAGAAAAGAACTTGCGCTTTATAGTGAAATTACCACAAAAGTAATTGATACAAAAGTAGCTGATGAAAAAGCACAAAAATTTAAAGATTATTTTAATTGGCGCGAGGCATTAAAACGAATACCTTCTCATAGATTATTGGCTATTTTTAGAGCTGAAAAAGAAGGTTTTATTCGGGTTAAAATAATAATTGATAATGAACTGATTTGTAAAAAAATTGCCCAACGAATAATTAGCTCAGAAAATGATTGTACAATTGAGCTAAAAAAAGCTATTAAAGATGCTTACAAAAGACTTTTAGTTCCATCTTTAGAAAACGAAATACGAACACTCTCAAAAGAAAAAGCAGATGATAAAGCGATTGCTGTATTTGCAAAAAATTTACAACAACTATTGCTGGGTGCTCCGCTTGGCGAAAAACGTGTGCTGGCAATAGATCCTGGTTTTAAATCGGGCTGTAAACTTGTTTGTTTAGATGAATACGGACAATTATTACACAACGAAAACATGTATCCACACGCACCACAAAACCAAACTTTAGCAGCTATAAAAAAAATTAATAATTTAGTAGAAACCTTTAAAATTGATGCAATTGCTATTGGTAACGGAACTGCATCTAGAGAAACTGAAGCTGTTGTTAAAAAAATACACTTTACAAGTAAACCAACTATTTTTGTTATTAGCGAAGCTGGTGCCTCTGTGTATTCTGCCTCTAAAATTGCACGAGAAGAATTTCCTAATTTTGATGTTACTGTTAGAGGTGCAGTATCTATTGGTAGAAGATTACAAGACCCTTTAGCAGAATTGGTAAAAATTGATGCAAAATCTATTGGTGTTGGGCAATATCAACACGATGTTGATCAAGTAAAATTAAAAAAATCGCTAGATAATGTAGTAGAAAGTTGTGTAAATAATGTGGGCGTAAATATAAATACCGCAAGCGCTTCTCTACTAAGCTATGTTGCAGGTATTGGAGAAAAAACAGCAGAAAAAATAGTTGCCTACAGAAATAAAAATGGCGCTTTTACAAATAGAAACGACATAAAAAAAGTACCAAGTATTGGCAAAAAAGCGTTCGAACAATCAGCGGGGTTTTTAAGAATCAAAAACAGTACAAATCCTTTAGATAATTCTGGCGTTCATCCAGAAAGTTATGAGGTTGTTAAAGAAATGGCTAAAGATTTAAATGTAAATATTATAGACTTATTAGAAAACAATGAGTTGTTACTACAAATTCCTTTGAAAAAATACTGCACTAAAAATATTGGTTTACCAACTCTTACAGATATTGTAAATGAATTAAAAAAACCGGGGTTAGATATTAGAGGAAAGGCAAAAGCATTTTCTTTTGATCAAACAATAAAAACAATATCAGACTTAAAAATCGGACAAATACTACCAGGAATTGTAAATAACATTACAAACTTCGGATGCTTTGTTGCACTAGGAATTAAAGAAAGCGGACTCATTCATGTTTCTAATCTTTCTAAAGAATTTGTAAAAGATGTAAGCAGCATTGTGCAATTAGAACAACAAATAAATGTAAAGGTTATAGAGGTAGATATGCAAAGAAAACGAATTCAGTTGGCTCTTGTTAACTAA
- a CDS encoding transketolase family protein — MKKYTYTEKKDTRSGFGDGLTELGRTNPDVVALCADLIGSLKMDQFIKENPERFFQVGIAEANMIGIAAGLTVGGKIPFTGTFANFSTGRVYDQIRQSVAYSGKNVKICASHAGVTLGEDGATHQILEDIGLMKMLPGMTVINPCDYNQTKAATIAIAEFDGPVYLRFGRPKVPVFMPDNEKFEIGKGIQLTSGTDVTIVATGHLVWESLQAAEKLEAQGISAEVINIHTIKPLDEEIILKSVAKTKCIVTAEEHNIIGGLGESVARTLSLNTPTVQEFIGTNDTFGESGTPDQLMAKYGLDAAAIEKAAKKAIARK, encoded by the coding sequence ATGAAAAAATACACGTACACAGAAAAAAAAGATACACGTTCTGGTTTCGGAGATGGTTTAACAGAATTAGGAAGAACAAATCCTGACGTTGTAGCTTTATGTGCAGATTTAATTGGCTCTCTAAAAATGGATCAATTCATCAAAGAAAATCCAGAGAGATTCTTTCAAGTAGGAATTGCCGAAGCTAACATGATTGGTATAGCTGCTGGTTTAACTGTTGGTGGCAAAATACCTTTTACAGGAACATTTGCAAATTTTTCTACTGGTAGAGTTTACGACCAAATTAGACAATCTGTTGCCTACTCTGGTAAAAATGTAAAAATTTGTGCTTCACATGCTGGAGTTACCTTAGGGGAAGATGGTGCTACACATCAAATATTAGAAGATATTGGTTTGATGAAAATGTTGCCAGGAATGACAGTTATTAACCCTTGTGATTACAACCAAACAAAAGCAGCAACTATTGCAATTGCAGAATTTGACGGACCTGTTTACTTACGTTTTGGAAGACCAAAAGTACCAGTATTTATGCCAGATAATGAGAAATTCGAAATAGGAAAAGGAATTCAATTAACTAGTGGTACAGATGTTACTATAGTGGCAACGGGTCACCTAGTTTGGGAATCTTTACAAGCGGCAGAAAAGTTAGAAGCTCAAGGCATTTCTGCAGAAGTAATAAATATTCATACAATTAAACCTTTAGACGAAGAGATAATATTAAAATCTGTAGCAAAAACAAAATGTATTGTTACTGCAGAAGAACACAATATTATTGGTGGTTTAGGAGAAAGCGTTGCTAGAACCTTGTCTTTAAACACCCCTACAGTTCAAGAATTTATTGGTACTAACGATACTTTTGGTGAGTCGGGTACACCAGACCAATTAATGGCTAAATATGGTTTAGATGCTGCTGCTATAGAAAAAGCTGCAAAAAAAGCTATTGCAAGAAAATAA
- a CDS encoding porin family protein — MKKVILLVCLAFGISQTSSAQINFGLKGGINYNSNSIKEVGTDVFDGAKSKTGYHAGIWLRAKIPVLGIYVRPELVYTNLENEIVYKTTGNSATYSFQKIDIPVLLGKKIFGVGNIFVGPSFQYILDSGFSFSDISDVDTDNFTVGLQFGAGIEIGKIGVDVRMERGFSGIESRIVGNTGINNFDTRVNQVIIGLSYKL; from the coding sequence ATGAAAAAAGTAATCCTATTGGTATGTTTGGCATTCGGAATAAGCCAAACTTCTTCGGCACAAATAAATTTTGGTTTAAAAGGTGGTATCAATTACAACTCAAATTCTATTAAAGAAGTTGGTACTGATGTTTTTGATGGCGCTAAAAGCAAAACCGGTTATCATGCTGGTATTTGGCTGCGTGCAAAAATACCTGTATTAGGTATTTATGTTAGACCAGAATTGGTATACACTAATTTAGAAAATGAAATAGTGTACAAAACTACTGGCAACAGCGCCACGTATTCTTTTCAAAAAATTGATATTCCTGTTCTTTTAGGAAAGAAAATTTTTGGAGTAGGAAATATATTTGTTGGGCCCTCATTTCAATATATTCTAGACTCTGGCTTTAGTTTTAGCGATATTTCTGATGTTGATACAGATAATTTTACCGTTGGTTTACAGTTTGGTGCTGGAATAGAAATTGGTAAAATTGGTGTAGATGTTAGAATGGAAAGAGGCTTTTCTGGTATCGAATCTAGAATTGTTGGAAATACCGGAATTAATAATTTCGACACAAGAGTAAACCAAGTAATTATTGGTCTTTCTTACAAATTATAA